One stretch of Monomorium pharaonis isolate MP-MQ-018 chromosome 10, ASM1337386v2, whole genome shotgun sequence DNA includes these proteins:
- the LOC118647560 gene encoding uncharacterized protein LOC118647560, which produces MVSRTPTRPSPRDISIEEGTEMPTTRKRAREQTSESTMSETAVLQAVLQEMRTMREEQARRESEFVVLLRQRKEELSRLRNFQLSPSINRASGDNVLGTAGDTCGNRARTKLGFKLKPDTFDGTVPLREFLSQFLLIARANLWDNASKSVALAASLRGEARTVLESLEDVEVFSFEELKSKLELRFGEGIFTQNSYSLFTNRKQKSGESLAAFGAELERLSRLAYPECPFSVRDKIACSQFISAVSNNFLRRTLQLEGISSLKAAVERAKAIEIIQEANFERKEKFGRNFDRFRRNFEREERKDARSVGGEKSEEGGFRKNWRGLKSAAKDKECWAYGKTGHFRFECPDAKGNAA; this is translated from the coding sequence ATGGTTTCGAGGACTCCGACACGTCCGAGCCCGCGAGATATTTCTATTGAGGAGGGAACCGAAATGCCCACTACAAGAAAAAGGGCTCGAGAGCAGACTTCTGAATCTACGATGTCGGAGACGGCGGTACTGCAGGCAGTTCTCCAGGAGATGCGTACGATGCGTGAGGAACAAGCGCGTAGGGAGTCGGAATTTGTAGTGTTGCTGCGGCAGAGAAAAGAGGAGCTTTCTCGTTTACGAAATTTTCAGCTAAGTCCTTCTATTAATAGAGCCTCGGGCGATAACGTATTGGGAACCGCGGGGGACACGTGCGGGAATCGTGCGCGAACGAAGTTGGGTTTCAAATTGAAGCCTGACACTTTTGACGGGACGGTTCCGCTGCGGGAGTTCCTCTCTCAGTTTCTCCTAATCGCACGCGCGAACCTCTGGGACAACGCGTCGAAATCTGTAGCTTTGGCCGCGAGTTTAAGGGGGGAAGCGCGAACGGTTTTGGAATCGTTAGAGGACGTAGAAGTTTTTAGttttgaagaattaaaatcaaaGCTTGAGTTGCGTTTCGGGGAGGGAATTTTTACTCAAAATTCTTATTCTCTTTTTAccaatagaaaacaaaaatccGGGGAAAGCTTGGCTGCTTTTGGAGCTGAGTTGGAAAGACTTTCGCGTTTAGCATATCCGGAGTGCCCTTTTTCGGTGCGGGATAAGATTGCATGTTCGCAATTCATTTCCGCCgtttccaataattttcttagaagaaCTCTCCAGCTGGAAGGGATTTCTTCTTTGAAAGCGGCCGTGGAGAGAGCCAAAGCTATCGAAATCATTCAAGAGGcgaattttgaaagaaaagaaaaattcggGAGAAATTTTGATCGTTTTAGGAGAAATTTtgagagggaggagagaaagGACGCGCGAAGTGTTGGGGGTGAGAAATCGGAGGAAGGGGGGTTCCGAAAAAATTGGCGCGGCCTCAAATCTGCAGCCAAAGATAAAGAATGTTGGGCGTATGGAAAAACAGGACATTTCCGTTTTGAGTGTCCCGACGCGAAGGGAAACGCGGCTTAG